Proteins from a genomic interval of Burkholderia cepacia GG4:
- a CDS encoding response regulator transcription factor, whose translation MNLTLQDIAWHRSVGRLVESLDQPGFWLALTRLIEEYVAIDSWVVLMFGDGRPQVYAGCPYEGDGPDPLFRDYVHGLYLLDPFYIANRDAPNSGLFRLSDVAPECFRDTEYYTLYFTHNVVEDEVQFNVVLDAARTLCLSLGSKRRFSPEQVALLDLIRPWVAALMRQRLAFERTPAEPAAPRRAGTDARDGFEHAMARLGTPLTARELDVIRLILSGRSNKEVANKLAISAETVKVHRRNIYAKLDINSQSELFSLFLKAQTET comes from the coding sequence ATGAATCTGACCTTGCAGGACATCGCCTGGCACCGGTCGGTCGGACGGCTCGTCGAGTCGCTCGACCAGCCGGGGTTCTGGCTCGCGCTGACCCGACTGATCGAGGAATACGTCGCGATCGACAGCTGGGTCGTGCTGATGTTCGGCGACGGCCGCCCGCAGGTGTACGCCGGGTGCCCGTACGAAGGCGACGGCCCCGACCCGCTGTTTCGCGACTACGTGCACGGGCTGTACCTGCTCGATCCGTTCTACATCGCGAACCGCGACGCACCGAACAGCGGCCTGTTCCGGCTGTCCGACGTCGCGCCCGAATGCTTTCGCGACACCGAGTACTACACGCTCTACTTCACGCACAACGTGGTCGAGGACGAGGTGCAGTTCAACGTCGTGCTCGATGCCGCGCGCACGCTGTGCCTGTCGCTCGGCAGCAAGCGGCGCTTCAGCCCCGAGCAGGTCGCGCTGCTCGACCTGATCCGGCCATGGGTCGCCGCGCTGATGCGCCAGCGGCTCGCGTTCGAGCGCACGCCGGCCGAACCGGCGGCGCCGCGGCGGGCCGGCACCGATGCACGCGACGGCTTCGAGCACGCGATGGCGCGGCTCGGCACGCCGCTCACCGCGCGCGAGCTCGACGTGATCCGGCTGATCCTGAGCGGCCGCTCGAACAAGGAAGTCGCGAACAAGCTGGCGATTTCGGCGGAAACGGTCAAGGTGCACCGCCGCAACATCTACGCGAAGCTCGACATCAATTCGCAGTCGGAGCTGTTCTCGCTGTTCCTGAAGGCGCAGACCGAGACGTGA
- a CDS encoding phosphatase PAP2/dual specificity phosphatase family protein gives MSALGDGAGGGLAAPAAGARDASFALRAGWLVAMGAVFFSTYGFANWLAARRAAVPTFAFGWEHAIPFVPWTIVPYWSIDLLYALSFFFWTRRDDLLDHVKRLLTVQLVSVACFVAWPLRFGFARPDAGGMAGALFTLLMGFDKPYNQAPSLHIGLLVVLWAVYARHLRGTAARIVLHLWFAAIGVSVLTTYQHHAIDVPTGAAVGCFALFLFPLRDAAGRLPDATGRPSAAGRALARRYALGAALVALVAFYCVSRAPGWALAAGWGALALACVAWVYRRGAPGAFQKDDAGRFPVFIGWLFAPTIAGAFVNSRVWTFRQAAPVRIDERVSIGRAPTTRDMRRHGFTALVDLTAEMPRWVAADASFAYATVPQLDLVAPTGAQLAAAVAALERLHGEGRDVLVCCALGYGRSVLCAAAWLAARRGLGDARDALAAVRAVRPRAVWSDDGVAVLQAWIDHRRLTGGA, from the coding sequence ATGAGCGCGCTCGGCGACGGCGCGGGCGGCGGTCTGGCCGCGCCGGCGGCCGGCGCGCGCGACGCGTCGTTCGCGCTGCGCGCCGGCTGGCTCGTGGCGATGGGCGCGGTGTTCTTCTCCACGTACGGCTTCGCGAACTGGCTCGCCGCGCGCCGCGCCGCGGTGCCGACCTTCGCGTTCGGCTGGGAGCACGCGATTCCGTTCGTGCCGTGGACCATCGTGCCGTACTGGTCGATCGACCTGCTGTATGCGCTGTCGTTCTTCTTCTGGACCCGCCGCGACGATCTGCTCGACCATGTGAAGCGGCTGTTGACCGTGCAGCTGGTGTCGGTCGCGTGCTTCGTCGCGTGGCCGCTGCGCTTTGGCTTCGCGCGGCCCGACGCCGGCGGCATGGCCGGTGCGCTGTTCACGCTGCTGATGGGGTTCGACAAGCCGTACAACCAGGCGCCGTCGCTGCACATCGGCCTGCTCGTCGTGTTGTGGGCCGTCTACGCGCGGCATCTGCGCGGCACGGCCGCGCGCATCGTGCTGCATCTGTGGTTCGCGGCGATCGGCGTGTCGGTGCTGACCACCTACCAGCATCACGCGATCGACGTGCCGACCGGCGCGGCCGTCGGCTGCTTCGCGCTGTTCCTGTTTCCGTTGCGTGACGCCGCGGGCCGCTTGCCGGATGCCACCGGCCGGCCGTCCGCCGCCGGCCGCGCGCTCGCGCGCCGCTATGCGCTCGGCGCGGCGCTGGTCGCGCTCGTGGCGTTTTACTGCGTGTCGCGTGCGCCGGGCTGGGCATTGGCTGCCGGGTGGGGCGCGCTGGCGCTCGCGTGCGTCGCGTGGGTCTACCGGCGCGGGGCGCCCGGCGCGTTCCAGAAGGACGACGCGGGCCGCTTCCCGGTGTTCATCGGCTGGCTGTTCGCGCCGACGATCGCCGGCGCCTTCGTCAATTCGCGCGTGTGGACGTTCCGGCAGGCGGCACCGGTGCGGATCGACGAGCGGGTGTCGATCGGCCGTGCGCCGACGACGCGCGACATGCGCCGCCACGGCTTCACGGCGCTCGTCGACCTGACGGCCGAGATGCCGCGCTGGGTCGCGGCCGACGCGTCGTTCGCGTATGCGACGGTGCCGCAGCTCGACCTCGTCGCGCCGACCGGCGCGCAGCTCGCGGCGGCCGTCGCGGCACTCGAACGCCTGCATGGCGAGGGGCGCGACGTGCTGGTCTGCTGCGCGCTCGGCTACGGCCGCAGCGTGCTGTGCGCGGCCGCGTGGCTCGCGGCGCGGCGCGGGCTCGGCGATGCGCGCGACGCGCTGGCGGCGGTACGGGCGGTGCGGCCGCGCGCGGTATGGTCGGACGACGGCGTGGCCGTGCTGCAGGCGTGGATCGACCACCGTCGCCTCACGGGAGGCGCGTGA
- a CDS encoding CDP-alcohol phosphatidyltransferase family protein, whose product MSLYALKPKFQNRLRPFANSLAERGVTANQVTLFAAGGSIVVGALAGLGVFARVLFLLIPVWLFARMALNAIDGMLAREHGQKSTLGAYLNELGDIVSDIALVLPFLAIPAFAPADVWLFALTAVMVECAGLIGPLVGATRRYDGPFGKSDRALALGAFALWIGFGLPVGSVAAWLWRALIVLSLVTVVRRVQAGSAEAGG is encoded by the coding sequence ATGAGCCTCTACGCACTCAAACCGAAATTCCAGAACCGTCTGCGCCCGTTCGCGAATTCGCTTGCCGAACGCGGTGTCACCGCCAACCAGGTCACGCTGTTCGCGGCCGGCGGCTCGATCGTCGTCGGCGCGCTCGCGGGGCTCGGCGTGTTCGCCCGCGTGCTGTTCCTGCTGATTCCAGTCTGGCTGTTCGCGCGGATGGCGCTCAACGCGATCGACGGGATGCTCGCGCGCGAACACGGGCAGAAAAGCACGCTCGGCGCCTACCTGAACGAGCTCGGCGACATCGTGTCCGATATCGCGCTGGTGCTGCCGTTCCTCGCGATTCCCGCGTTCGCGCCGGCAGACGTCTGGCTGTTCGCGCTGACGGCGGTCATGGTCGAATGCGCGGGGCTGATCGGCCCGCTCGTCGGTGCGACGCGCCGCTACGACGGTCCGTTCGGCAAGAGCGACCGCGCGCTCGCGCTCGGCGCGTTCGCGCTGTGGATCGGCTTCGGTTTGCCGGTCGGCAGCGTCGCCGCCTGGCTGTGGCGCGCGCTGATCGTGCTGTCGCTTGTGACGGTGGTGCGGCGCGTGCAGGCCGGCAGCGCCGAAGCGGGTGGCTGA
- a CDS encoding bifunctional alpha/beta hydrolase/class I SAM-dependent methyltransferase — MSARTAREADFITHDGATLFYRHWPATAPRCRGAIVLLHRGHEHSARVAHLVDELDLRDFAFFAWDARGHGRSPGACGYSPSAAASVRDLQRFVEHIRDTHGIAIDDMAVVGQSVGAVLAATWVHDYAPPIRCLVVASPAFHIKLYVPFARPGLRLMHKLRGLFYVNSYVKPKFLTHDPERIASYAADPLITRPIAVNMLLDLHDTAQRIVADAAAITVPTQLLISGADWVVHRDPQDRFFERLGAARKERIVLPGFYHDTLGERDRAQALAPLRAFVLREFDTPSPRVSLADADRRGAFHDEYAALGRPPANPFARAYWALTRAGLKAGGALSDGIALGLRLGFDSGSTLDYVYRNRAQGRFGVGGLIDRTYLDSPGWVGIRQRKVHLQELIGAAIGRLRGHGEPVRIVDIAAGHGRYVLDAIATAAERDGAAPDDITLRDYSPPNVEAGRVLIAQRGLEPIARFERGDAFDEASLATLEPRPTLAIVSGLYELFGENALIERSLRGLAQAVPPGGYLVYTGQPWHPQLEFIARALNNHRGDATWVMRRRSQAEMDELVARAGFRKLDQRIDEMGIFTVSLAQRVDAS, encoded by the coding sequence ATGAGCGCACGCACGGCCCGCGAGGCCGACTTCATCACGCACGACGGCGCAACGCTGTTCTATCGTCACTGGCCCGCGACCGCCCCGCGCTGCCGCGGCGCGATCGTGCTGCTGCATCGCGGCCACGAACATTCAGCGCGCGTCGCGCACCTGGTCGACGAACTCGACCTGCGGGACTTCGCGTTCTTCGCGTGGGATGCGCGCGGCCACGGCCGCTCGCCCGGCGCGTGCGGCTACAGCCCGAGCGCGGCCGCGTCGGTGCGCGACCTGCAGCGCTTCGTCGAGCATATCCGCGACACGCACGGCATCGCGATCGACGACATGGCGGTGGTCGGCCAGAGCGTCGGCGCGGTGCTCGCGGCCACCTGGGTACACGATTACGCGCCGCCGATCCGCTGTCTCGTCGTCGCGTCGCCGGCGTTCCACATCAAGCTGTACGTGCCGTTCGCGCGGCCGGGGCTGCGGCTGATGCACAAGCTGCGCGGGCTGTTCTACGTGAACAGCTATGTGAAACCGAAATTCCTCACGCACGATCCCGAACGGATCGCGAGCTATGCGGCCGACCCGCTGATCACGCGGCCGATCGCCGTGAACATGCTGCTCGACCTGCACGACACCGCGCAGCGGATCGTCGCCGACGCGGCCGCGATCACGGTGCCGACGCAACTGCTGATCTCGGGTGCCGACTGGGTCGTGCACCGCGACCCGCAGGACCGTTTCTTCGAGCGGCTCGGTGCCGCGCGCAAGGAGCGCATCGTGCTGCCGGGCTTCTATCACGACACGCTCGGCGAGCGCGACCGCGCGCAGGCGCTCGCGCCGCTGCGCGCGTTCGTGCTGCGCGAGTTCGATACGCCGAGCCCGCGCGTGTCGCTCGCCGACGCCGACCGGCGCGGCGCGTTCCACGACGAATACGCGGCGCTCGGCCGCCCGCCCGCGAACCCGTTCGCGCGCGCGTACTGGGCGCTCACGCGGGCCGGCCTGAAGGCCGGTGGCGCGCTGTCGGACGGCATCGCGCTCGGGCTGCGGCTCGGCTTCGATTCGGGTTCGACGCTCGACTACGTGTACCGCAACCGCGCGCAGGGCCGGTTCGGCGTCGGCGGGCTGATCGACCGCACCTATCTCGATTCGCCGGGCTGGGTCGGCATCCGTCAGCGCAAGGTGCATCTGCAGGAGCTGATCGGCGCGGCGATCGGCCGGCTGCGCGGCCATGGCGAACCGGTGCGGATCGTCGATATCGCGGCCGGGCACGGGCGCTACGTGCTCGACGCGATCGCGACGGCCGCCGAGCGCGACGGCGCAGCGCCCGACGACATCACGCTGCGCGACTACAGCCCGCCGAACGTCGAGGCCGGGCGTGTGCTGATCGCGCAGCGCGGCCTCGAGCCGATCGCGCGCTTCGAGCGCGGCGATGCGTTTGACGAAGCGTCGCTCGCGACGCTCGAGCCGCGCCCGACGCTGGCGATCGTGTCGGGGCTGTATGAACTGTTCGGCGAGAACGCGCTGATCGAGCGTTCGCTGCGCGGGCTTGCGCAGGCGGTTCCGCCCGGCGGCTATCTCGTCTATACGGGGCAGCCGTGGCATCCGCAGCTCGAATTCATCGCGCGCGCGCTGAACAATCATCGCGGCGACGCGACCTGGGTGATGCGCCGCCGCTCGCAGGCCGAGATGGACGAACTCGTCGCGCGCGCGGGTTTTCGCAAGCTCGACCAGCGGATCGACGAGATGGGCATCTTCACGGTCAGCCTCGCGCAGCGGGTCGACGCGTCATGA
- a CDS encoding CitMHS family transporter, whose product MLPLLGLGTIVVLLAAILSRRMSPLVALIVVPIAASLLGGFGLHTSKFVIDGLKGLAPVVGMFVFAILYFGTITDAGTLDPIIDRILRAVGTRPTRIVMGTTLLALLIHLDGSGAVCFLVTIPAVLPLYDRLRMDRRVLAAAVSMAAGINFLPWTGPMIRASASLHLPVSTLFNPLIPVQVIGLVFVFGVAYWLGRREEKRLGLSRDDGSIPLPKRELTPDEQALRRPHLFWFNLVLTLVVLGTMVVMGEKIPPAIMFMVGLCVALMVNYPDVDMQRKRIDAHARAALMMAGILLAAGVFTGIMQGSGMLKAMAQAAVGFVPPSMAGHIPVVLGLASMPLSMLFDPDSFYFGVLPVIAEVAGQLGVPAVQVGQAALLGQMTTGFPVSPLTPATFLVVGLCGIELAEHQKFTFPLLFGASIVMTIACVVLGIF is encoded by the coding sequence ATGCTGCCGTTACTTGGGCTGGGCACGATCGTCGTGCTGCTGGCCGCGATTCTGTCCAGGCGCATGTCGCCGCTCGTCGCGCTGATCGTCGTGCCGATCGCGGCGTCGCTGCTCGGCGGCTTCGGGCTGCACACGAGCAAGTTCGTCATCGACGGGCTGAAGGGCCTCGCGCCCGTCGTCGGGATGTTCGTGTTCGCGATCCTCTATTTCGGGACGATCACCGACGCCGGCACGCTCGACCCGATCATCGACCGCATCCTGCGCGCGGTCGGCACGCGGCCCACGCGCATCGTGATGGGCACGACGCTGCTCGCGCTGCTGATCCACCTCGACGGCTCGGGCGCCGTGTGCTTTCTCGTGACGATTCCCGCGGTGCTGCCGCTGTACGACCGGCTGAGGATGGACCGCCGCGTGCTGGCCGCGGCCGTGTCGATGGCTGCGGGCATCAACTTCCTGCCGTGGACGGGGCCGATGATCCGCGCATCGGCGTCGCTGCACCTGCCGGTGTCGACGCTGTTCAATCCGCTGATTCCGGTGCAGGTGATCGGGCTCGTGTTCGTGTTCGGCGTCGCGTACTGGCTCGGGCGGCGCGAGGAGAAGCGGCTCGGCCTGTCGCGCGACGATGGGTCGATTCCGCTGCCCAAACGCGAGCTGACGCCCGACGAGCAGGCGCTGCGCCGGCCGCACCTGTTCTGGTTCAACCTCGTGCTGACGCTCGTCGTGCTCGGCACAATGGTCGTGATGGGCGAGAAGATCCCGCCCGCGATCATGTTCATGGTCGGGCTGTGCGTCGCGCTGATGGTGAACTACCCGGATGTCGACATGCAGAGAAAACGCATCGACGCCCATGCGCGCGCGGCGCTGATGATGGCCGGCATCCTGCTCGCGGCCGGCGTGTTCACCGGGATCATGCAGGGCAGCGGGATGCTGAAGGCGATGGCGCAGGCGGCGGTCGGTTTCGTGCCGCCGTCGATGGCCGGCCACATCCCGGTCGTGCTCGGCCTCGCGTCGATGCCGCTCAGCATGCTGTTCGATCCCGATTCGTTCTACTTCGGCGTGCTGCCGGTGATCGCGGAAGTGGCCGGCCAACTCGGCGTGCCGGCCGTGCAGGTCGGGCAGGCCGCGCTGCTCGGCCAGATGACGACCGGGTTTCCGGTCAGCCCGCTGACGCCCGCGACGTTCCTCGTCGTCGGCCTGTGCGGGATCGAGCTGGCCGAGCACCAGAAATTCACGTTTCCGCTGCTGTTCGGCGCATCGATCGTGATGACGATCGCGTGCGTCGTGCTGGGCATCTTTTGA
- a CDS encoding phosphatidate cytidylyltransferase yields the protein MRTLFWELVAGVTGVLVLATVIGAILGARSGGTSATVVNLNQRIRAWWAMIAIMVIAIGLGNNVTYLVFALLSYLTLREFITLTPTTASDHTTLFIAFFVAIPVQYLLLGINWYGMYSIFVPVHLFFAMSLVSALTQDTREFLSRNAKINWALMVCVYGLSHAPAVLILDIPHYAGQNALLLFFFLFVVQISDVLQYVVGKLFGRRKIAPRLSPSKTVEGFIGGGLLATLCGASLYRVTPFGFGAAFGISLAIVIAGFVGGLVLSAVKRSLGTKDWGSMIAGHGGMLDRVDSICFAAPVFFHLVRYLYV from the coding sequence ATGCGAACTCTCTTCTGGGAACTGGTCGCGGGCGTCACCGGCGTGCTGGTGCTCGCGACCGTGATCGGCGCGATCCTCGGCGCGCGCAGCGGCGGCACCAGCGCGACCGTCGTCAACCTGAACCAGCGCATCCGCGCGTGGTGGGCGATGATCGCGATCATGGTGATCGCGATCGGCCTCGGCAACAACGTCACGTATCTCGTGTTCGCGCTGCTGTCGTACCTGACGCTGCGCGAATTCATCACGCTCACGCCGACCACCGCGAGCGACCACACGACGCTCTTCATCGCGTTCTTCGTCGCGATTCCGGTGCAGTACCTGCTACTCGGGATCAACTGGTACGGGATGTACTCGATCTTCGTGCCGGTGCACCTGTTCTTCGCGATGTCGCTGGTGTCGGCACTCACGCAGGACACGCGCGAATTCCTGAGCCGCAACGCGAAGATCAACTGGGCGCTGATGGTGTGCGTGTACGGGCTGAGCCACGCGCCGGCCGTGCTGATCCTCGACATTCCGCACTACGCGGGGCAGAACGCGCTATTGCTGTTCTTCTTCCTGTTCGTCGTGCAGATCAGCGACGTGCTGCAGTACGTGGTCGGCAAACTGTTCGGGCGACGCAAGATCGCGCCGCGGCTGTCGCCGTCGAAGACGGTCGAAGGCTTCATCGGCGGCGGCCTGCTCGCGACGCTGTGCGGCGCGTCGCTGTATCGCGTGACGCCGTTCGGTTTCGGCGCGGCGTTCGGGATCTCGCTCGCGATCGTGATCGCGGGCTTCGTCGGCGGCCTCGTGCTGTCGGCCGTGAAGCGCTCGCTCGGCACCAAGGACTGGGGCTCGATGATCGCGGGCCACGGCGGGATGCTCGATCGGGTCGACTCGATCTGCTTCGCCGCGCCGGTGTTCTTCCACCTCGTGCGCTATCTGTACGTGTGA
- a CDS encoding lysophospholipid acyltransferase family protein, with translation MNILNVWQRDFLLSIVRLVAGAYPVWHQAPPSPTQKIYFSNHTSHIDTLAILAALPRHVRAVVRPVAARDYWDSGDLKRHIAQKLLNVVLIDRHRENGGDPLDPVRDALRQGHSIIIFPEGTRGADVLPQPFKSGLFHLATEFPDVALAPVYLENLQRIMPKGAIWPVPLICKVHFGANDALGDQEDKPTFLARMRDAIVALAPPQRPAG, from the coding sequence ATGAACATCCTGAACGTCTGGCAGCGCGATTTCCTGCTGTCCATCGTCCGGCTCGTCGCCGGCGCGTATCCGGTCTGGCATCAGGCGCCGCCTTCACCGACGCAGAAGATCTACTTCTCGAACCACACGAGCCATATCGACACGCTCGCGATCCTCGCCGCGCTGCCGCGCCACGTGCGCGCGGTCGTGCGGCCCGTCGCGGCGCGCGACTACTGGGACAGTGGCGACCTGAAGCGCCACATCGCGCAGAAACTGCTGAACGTCGTGCTGATCGACCGTCACCGCGAGAACGGCGGCGACCCACTCGACCCGGTACGCGATGCGCTGCGGCAAGGCCACTCGATCATCATCTTCCCGGAAGGCACGCGCGGCGCCGACGTGTTGCCGCAGCCGTTCAAGAGCGGCCTGTTCCATCTCGCGACCGAGTTTCCGGACGTCGCGCTCGCACCGGTCTATCTCGAGAACCTGCAGCGCATCATGCCGAAGGGCGCGATCTGGCCCGTGCCGCTGATCTGCAAGGTGCACTTCGGCGCGAACGACGCGCTCGGCGACCAGGAAGACAAGCCGACCTTCCTCGCCCGCATGCGCGACGCGATCGTCGCGCTGGCGCCGCCGCAGCGGCCGGCCGGCTGA
- a CDS encoding carbon-nitrogen hydrolase family protein — protein sequence MKLKLDIVQLAGRDGDTPYNLQRTLDAIATCAPGTDIVMFPEAQLTGFLDPADLARVAEPLDGPSVGAVIAAARARNVAVVVGLIESDGGRFYNTTVFVTPDGIALHYRKTHLWVSERGVVLPGDRYATVEWRGVRIGLLICYDSEFPESGRALAALGAQLILVTDGNMEPYRQVHRTSVSARAMENQVFAVVANRVGGSTHDVVFAGGSLAADPFGNLMFEAGTGESRHTVELDLDQVAASRAVYDYRADQRLHIAGERIEHADGRRELLIP from the coding sequence ATGAAACTGAAGCTCGACATCGTCCAGCTCGCCGGTCGCGACGGCGACACGCCGTACAACCTGCAGCGCACGCTGGACGCGATCGCCACCTGCGCGCCCGGCACCGACATCGTGATGTTTCCGGAAGCGCAGCTCACCGGCTTTCTCGATCCGGCCGATCTGGCGCGTGTGGCCGAGCCGCTCGACGGCCCGAGCGTCGGCGCGGTGATCGCGGCCGCACGGGCACGCAACGTCGCGGTGGTGGTCGGGTTGATCGAGAGCGACGGCGGGCGCTTCTACAACACGACCGTGTTCGTCACGCCGGACGGCATCGCGCTGCACTATCGCAAGACCCATCTGTGGGTGTCCGAGCGCGGCGTCGTGCTGCCCGGCGACCGCTACGCGACCGTCGAATGGCGTGGCGTGCGGATCGGCCTGCTGATCTGCTACGACAGCGAATTCCCGGAAAGCGGCCGCGCGCTCGCGGCGCTCGGCGCGCAGCTGATCCTCGTCACCGACGGCAACATGGAGCCGTACCGCCAGGTGCACCGCACGTCGGTATCGGCACGCGCGATGGAAAACCAGGTGTTCGCGGTGGTCGCGAACCGCGTCGGCGGCAGCACGCACGACGTCGTGTTCGCGGGCGGCAGCCTCGCGGCCGATCCGTTCGGCAACCTGATGTTCGAGGCCGGCACCGGCGAATCGCGCCACACGGTCGAACTCGATCTCGACCAGGTCGCCGCGTCGCGCGCGGTCTACGACTATCGAGCCGACCAGCGCCTGCACATCGCCGGCGAACGCATCGAGCACGCGGACGGTCGTCGCGAGCTGCTGATTCCGTGA
- a CDS encoding acyclic terpene utilization AtuA family protein, with protein sequence MTAKPSHERRVRIGAGAGYSGDRIEPAVELAEHGQLDYLVFECLAERTIAIAQQVRRKDPALGYDPLLDARMRAVLPVAAARRVRIVSNMGAANPRAAARRTAQIAQSLGLAGLKVAAVEGDDVLDVVLRGAFRFEESGDEVAAYRDRIVSANAYLGAAPIVGALAAGADVVLTGRVADPSLFAAPLIHAFGWRMDDWDTLGQATVVGHLLECAGQVTGGYFADPGYKDVPNLARLGFPIGEVEADGSVVITKVPHAGGRVSAATCKEQLLYEIHDPARYLQPDVVADFTGVAVAEEAPDRVRVTGGRGTVRTDTLKVSVAYVDGHIGEGQISYGGPGALERARLALEIVRERLALTGVAATELRFDLIGVDALYGDATHVVRGEPAEVRVRVAGRAASAAEAARIGNEVETLYTNGPAGGGGAFKSTREVIAVQSVLLPRTAVTPSFSFVEA encoded by the coding sequence ATGACAGCAAAGCCTTCACACGAACGGCGCGTGCGCATCGGCGCGGGCGCCGGCTACTCGGGCGACCGGATCGAGCCCGCGGTCGAACTGGCCGAACACGGGCAGCTCGACTATCTCGTCTTCGAATGCCTGGCCGAGCGCACCATCGCGATTGCGCAGCAGGTACGGCGCAAGGACCCGGCGCTCGGCTACGATCCGCTGCTCGACGCGCGCATGCGCGCCGTGCTGCCGGTGGCGGCGGCCAGGCGCGTGCGCATCGTGTCGAACATGGGCGCCGCGAACCCGCGCGCGGCCGCGCGGCGCACCGCGCAGATCGCGCAGTCGCTCGGCCTCGCGGGGCTGAAGGTCGCGGCGGTCGAAGGCGACGACGTGCTCGACGTCGTGCTGCGCGGCGCGTTCCGCTTCGAGGAGTCGGGCGACGAAGTCGCCGCGTATCGCGACCGCATCGTGTCCGCGAACGCGTATCTCGGCGCCGCGCCGATCGTCGGCGCGCTCGCGGCCGGCGCGGACGTCGTGCTGACCGGGCGCGTCGCCGATCCGTCGCTGTTCGCCGCGCCGCTGATCCACGCGTTCGGCTGGCGGATGGACGACTGGGACACGCTCGGGCAGGCGACGGTCGTCGGCCATCTGCTCGAATGCGCGGGCCAGGTGACGGGCGGCTATTTCGCCGATCCCGGCTACAAGGACGTGCCGAATCTCGCGCGGCTCGGGTTTCCGATCGGTGAAGTCGAGGCCGACGGCTCGGTCGTGATCACCAAGGTGCCGCACGCCGGCGGCCGCGTGAGCGCGGCGACCTGCAAGGAACAGTTGCTGTACGAGATTCACGATCCGGCGCGCTACCTGCAGCCCGACGTCGTCGCGGATTTCACGGGCGTCGCCGTTGCCGAAGAGGCGCCGGACCGCGTGCGCGTGACGGGCGGACGCGGCACCGTGCGCACCGATACGCTGAAGGTGTCGGTCGCTTACGTCGACGGTCATATCGGCGAAGGGCAGATCTCGTACGGCGGGCCGGGCGCGCTGGAGCGCGCGCGTCTCGCGCTCGAGATCGTCCGCGAGCGGCTCGCGCTGACCGGCGTGGCCGCGACCGAGCTGCGCTTCGATCTGATTGGCGTGGATGCGCTGTACGGCGACGCGACGCATGTCGTGCGCGGCGAGCCGGCCGAAGTCCGCGTGCGGGTGGCCGGTCGAGCGGCGAGCGCCGCCGAGGCCGCGCGCATCGGCAACGAAGTCGAGACGCTTTATACGAACGGGCCGGCCGGCGGCGGCGGTGCGTTCAAGTCGACGCGCGAGGTGATCGCCGTGCAGTCGGTGTTGTTGCCGCGCACGGCCGTGACGCCGTCGTTTTCATTCGTGGAGGCCTGA
- a CDS encoding sensor domain-containing diguanylate cyclase: MDQFADTTTPSPDTLLRIIAAQTEIAKLGLDLGSVMAYVTDQVPQLTGASGAAVEFAEGDDMVYRAASGSAAGMLGLRLRRSGSLSGLCVTRGELLHCTDSEADPRVDRDACRRVGLRSMLVMPLTHADTTVGVLKVMSPDVDGFSAADAATLRLTADLIAAAMFHAARNEANELYLRATHDALTGLPNRALFYDRLRQSMHTALRANDRLGILNIDMDGLKPINDGYGHRAGDAALREIAARMLGAVRRSDTVARIGGDEFAVILPNVGSRDDVDAQRTRLARQVGEPFEFEGHPLRLGVSVGVAMLPDDGTDMNALIEHADQAMYEVKRARTQRAGRA; encoded by the coding sequence TTGGATCAATTCGCCGACACCACCACCCCGTCCCCCGACACGTTGCTGCGCATCATCGCCGCCCAGACCGAGATCGCGAAACTCGGCCTCGACCTCGGCAGCGTGATGGCTTACGTGACCGACCAGGTGCCGCAACTCACGGGCGCGAGCGGCGCGGCGGTCGAGTTCGCCGAAGGCGACGACATGGTGTACCGCGCCGCATCGGGCTCCGCCGCCGGCATGCTGGGGCTGCGGTTGCGCCGCTCGGGCAGCCTGTCGGGCCTGTGCGTGACGCGCGGCGAGCTGCTGCACTGCACGGATTCGGAAGCCGACCCGCGCGTCGACCGCGATGCGTGCCGCCGGGTCGGGCTGCGCTCGATGCTCGTGATGCCGCTCACGCATGCCGACACGACGGTCGGCGTGCTGAAGGTGATGTCGCCGGACGTCGACGGCTTCTCGGCCGCCGATGCCGCCACGCTGAGGCTCACGGCCGACCTGATCGCCGCCGCGATGTTCCACGCGGCGCGCAACGAGGCCAACGAGCTGTACCTGCGCGCGACGCACGACGCGCTCACCGGCCTGCCGAACCGCGCGCTGTTCTACGACCGCCTGCGCCAGTCGATGCATACGGCCCTGCGCGCGAACGACCGGCTCGGCATTCTCAACATCGACATGGACGGGCTGAAGCCGATCAACGATGGCTACGGCCACCGCGCGGGCGATGCCGCGCTGCGCGAGATCGCCGCGCGCATGCTCGGCGCCGTACGGCGCTCGGATACCGTCGCGCGCATCGGCGGCGACGAGTTCGCGGTGATCCTGCCGAACGTCGGCAGCCGCGACGACGTGGACGCGCAACGCACACGGCTCGCACGCCAGGTCGGCGAACCGTTCGAGTTCGAGGGGCATCCGCTGCGGCTCGGCGTCAGTGTCGGCGTCGCGATGCTGCCCGACGACGGCACCGACATGAACGCGCTGATCGAGCATGCAGACCAGGCGATGTACGAGGTGAAGCGCGCGCGGACCCAACGGGCAGGTCGCGCCTGA